CGAACACCGACATGCAGGCGCTCGGAGCCTCCAAAGCGCCCGTGAAACTGCAGATGGGCGCGTCGTTGACGAAGGGGCTCGGCGCGGGTGCGAACCCCGAAATCGGCAGGGAGGCCGCTCTGGAAGACCGGGATCAGCTCGCCGAGACGTTGCGCGGCGCGGATATGGTCTTCATCACGGCGGGAATGGGCGGCGGGACGGGCACCGGGGCGGCTCCCGTGGTCGCGAAGGCGGCGCGCGAGGTTGGAGCCCTGTGCGTGGGTGTCGTCACCAAGCCGTTCGTGTTCGAAGGAAAACGGCGGAGACTGTACGCCGATCAAGGGATCGAAGAGCTCAGTTCGGCGGTCGATACCCTGATCACCATTCCCAACCAGAGACTCATCAACCTGGCGGGAGAGGCGACGTCGATCTTGGATGCCTTCAAGAAAGCGGACGAAGTTCTTCTGCAGGCGGTTCAGGGAATCAGCGATCTCATTACGATTCCCGGCCTGATTAACCTGGACTTTGCGGACGTAAAAACCGTGATGAACGGCCAGGGAATGGCGATGATGGGGACCGGACAGGCGGCAGGCGAACGCCGCGCTCTCGAGGCGGCGCAACGGGCGATCTCCTCACCGCTTCTGGAAGACATGGACATTCATGGAGCGACCGGAATTCTTCTCAACATCACCGGCAGCTCCAACATGACGTTGCATGAAGTCAACGACGCGGCGGTCATGATTCAGGAAGCCGCCCACGAAGAAGCCAACATCATCTTCGGCGCCGTCATTGATGATCGGATGGGAGACACGATGCGGATCACGGTCATCGCCACCGGCTTCGGGAAAAAAGCGGAGCTCGCGAAACCGGTTCCAGCCCAACGGATGCACGTGCCGCCGAGACTTCCCGCTTCCTCCGCATCGATGGAAGAGGGAATCTCGCGGCCGACGGTGCTGCGCCGCCGGGATGTCGACTCGCTGGAATTCCGGAAGCGGGCCAAGGAACTCGGCCTCGATTCGATTGAAGAGGACGAGTACGACATCCCGACGTTTCTTCGGAAACAGGTGGATTAATTAAAGGGACACACGCCTGGACCCAAATTCCGCAAGCTTCGCCCATGTCGTAAGAACACGCGGGCGAAATTAGAGCCGTTTGAAAAGCCACGCTTCTGCGGCGATATGCTCGAATCCGAGTCTCTCGAATGGGCGAAATGGACACGGTAGGCGGGGTAAGCCATAATTTCGTTTATGGACCCGGTAAAGCTGCCCGCTTTTTTGCTTAACAGGCGTGAAGAAGTCCTGGAATTGGCGGCGCGACATGGCGCCACGAACGTCCGCATTTTCGGATCCCTCGCCCGGGGCGAGGCGCGATCGGACAGCGATGTGGATATTCTCGTTTCCATGACACCTGGACGAAGTTACTTCGATTTTGTCGCCCTGTGGCAGGATCTGGAGGAACTCCTGGGACGAAAGGTGGATGTCGTTTCCGACAGGGGAATGAGCCCCTATTTGCGGGACCGAATCCTGTCGGAAGCCCGGTCGCTATGAAGAAGGATGATCGGGTTTATTTGCTTCACATTCGAGATGCCATCCATCAAATCCTGACCTACGCCAAAGACGGACGCGATTTCTTCCGGGGCGACAAGAAAACACAGGACGCCGTCATTCGCCAATTTCAAGTCTTGGGGGAGGCGACAAAGAAGCTATCGGCGCAGTTCCAGAATTCACACGGGGAGTTTCCGTGGAAGACGATGGCCGGCATGCGGGATAAGATGGTACACGAGTACTTTGGGATCGATCTAGAATTGGTATGGGACGTTGTGGATAAAGAGCTTCCGAACCTTGAAACGAAAATAAATCAGCTGCTGGCGGGATTGAAGACGTAACGGAATTCGGGTTACGGCGTATGGCCTTGGAATTTAATCGGTAGGGTGTCCCCCGATTCACGATGATCAGCGTAATTCTTCCCATCTATAACGAGGAGGAGAATCTTCCGCGCGTTCGGTCGGAACTTTTTCCGGTTCTTGAAACACTGGGAACGGAGTGGGAGATCGTGGCGGTCAACGACGGAAGCGGTGACAAGAGCGCCGTATTGCTCGCCGAGTTATCCGCGCAAGACCCTCGAGTCCGTGTCGTTCACCATCCTGAAAACCGTGGTCTCGGAGCCGCCGTTCGAACGGCATTCAAAGAATGCCGGGGCGATTACATCGTTACGCTGGACGGGGATTTCACGTTCCATCCTCGATTCATCCCGAAACTTATGGAACGCGCCCTAGCGACGGGAGCCGACTGCGTGATCGGATCCCCTTTTGCCGACGGGGCAGGATTTGTAGGTGTCCCATCGCATCGCCTCCTCCTCACGCGAGCTTCCAACTGGCTTTATCGAAAGATACTTCGATCGCCGGTGACGTCGATTACGGCAATCTTTCGTTTTTATCGTCGCGAGGCGGTGCAGGCGCTCGCACTTCGGTCGGACGGTTTTCCGATCAACGCCGAAATCCTGTCGGGGCTCCTTTCCCACGGCTGTCGGATCGAAGAAATTCCGGTGCCTCTCGAAGGGCGCGTACATGGGGAGTCGAAAGCCGGTTTGTTTAAGGAGACCTACCGGCATCTTCAATTACTTTGGTCGATCGCGCGTCAACACGAAGACTGGGAAAGGGGATTCGGCGCGTTGGTTCTGGCCGTGGCGACAGTTTTGCTTTTTTGGCCGTCCATCCGTTTTGGTTTTCTCAATTGGGATGACGACCAACTGCTCACGCAGCATCCTTGGTATCTTCCGGTAACGTATAAAAGCCTGTTCGCCATGTGGAATCCGCTGTCGCTCTGGGAGGGAAAGGCGCTGGATTACAGCCCCATCCGGGATTTGAGTTACGCCCTGGATCTCTGGGTGTGGGGATGGAACCCTTTCGGATTTCATCTGACCAACGTTCTTCTTCACGCGGCGAACGGGATTTTAGTCTTTTTGTTCCTCTTGAATTTTTGTTCCTTCGGCGCGGCGTGGATCGGATCGATGCTCTGGGCCTGGCATCCGTTGGCGATCGAGCCGGTCGCGTGGGTGTCCGGTCGAAAAGATCTGTTGATGGCCTGCTTCGTCTTGATCGCCCTGCATTTGGCCCATAGAAATCGTTGGTTTGAGGCGTTTGGAAGCGGCCTAGCGGCTCTCCTTTCGAAATACACGGCGCTCCCCTTGGGAATCATCTTTCTGACCCCAATCGGAGGCAATCGGTCGTCCGCCCGCCGGACGCGCACCTCTCTTGGTTTGATCGTATTCGGACTCGCCATTGTTGGATTTGCCCTGGCCGCCAATCGCCATCGCGGGGAAGTGATCGTCGCGCAGAAAGCGGAGGATTTTGTCCATGTGTGGCCGGCGGCGCTTCAGGTAGTTACGCATGCGGTCCAAAGTGCCGTCTGGCCGACGGCCCTCTCCGCTCGATACGTCCAGCATCCGGAACTGGGATGGTTCAACCATTCGGTCGCCGGCGGCGCGGCGCTTTTGGTGGCTACCATGATCGCTCTGTTTTATTTGCTCCGAAAATTACCTGCCGCTGGGAAAGGACTTCTCTTCGGAGCATTGACGTTTCTTCCCTACCTGCCGATCGTGCCGACGAATATTTGGATGGCCGATCGATATCTCTATCTATCTTTAGTCGGAGGAGTGTGGGGATGGGTGGCGCTTCTCGATACCGCTCCGGGAAAGGTCCGACGGGCGCTTTTGCTGTCCAGCGTGATCCTTGCCGGTCTGTCGGCTTGGCAGACGCGCGCTCGTCTTCCGGTGTGGAAAGATTCGCTCTCTCTTTGGAGCGACACGGTTCAGCGGTCGCCTTCTCTATATTATGTCTGGGGAAATCTCGGTCAGGCTCAGTTGGAGACGGGACATACCCAGGAAGCGATTCGATCGTTTGAGCGGGCGTACAAACTCAATTCGGCATTCAAGGAAGCATGGCTTTTTCTCGGTCAGGCGTATGTGCGGGAAGGCCGTAAGAAGGTGGGAATAGAAGCATTGGTGCGTTTTGAAACGGAATCGCCGGAGACCATGAAAACGAGAAGACTGCGGGAACGGGCGATCGCCTGGGCCGAAACCGGGGAAAAAGAGCGGGCCGAGAAATTGTTCAAAGAGCAGCTTCGAAACCAGCCGACCGATCCGGTGGCGTGGGGAAATCTGGGAGTCTTGTATGTGCAGAGCGGTCGGGACGGAGACGCGCTCGATGCCTGGAATCGGGCGATTCGGGTTCGGCCGGATCTGCCCGTGGCCCGGCTCAACCGGGGCCGATATCGATTTCTTCACGGGGAATGCGACGGAATGAAAGAGGATTTTCGCGCGTTTCGAGAAATGACAGGCGCGGAGCGAATGGAAATTCAGAGATTGAAGAATTCATGTCGGTGAGGAAGAAGCGGGTGGCGATCGTTTTCGGGACTCGGCCCGAGGTCATCAAACTTTGGCCGTTGATCGAGGCTCTCCAAAAGTTTCCGCGGATCCGGACGACGACCGTCAACACCGGGCAGCATGGATTTCTTTCCGCCCAGGCGGCTCGCAATCTCGGCGTAAAATGGAACGTCAATCTTCGCGTCATGGAGCCGGATCAGCGGCTCAGTTCCGTTGTGGCTCGGATGGTCGACAAACTGGATCGACTGTTCGCCCGGCTCGCTCCCGGTTTAGTGGTTGTTCAAGGCGACACGGCGACGGCCCTTGCGGCCGCTCTGGCGGCCTATCATCTAAAGATCCCGGTTGCGCACGTCGAGGCGGGGCTTCGTACCGGAGACCGATATCAGCCCTTCCCCGAAGAAAACTACCGCGTCATGGTGGACCATCTCGCGACGCTTCATTTCGCTCCCACGCTTCACGCCAAGAATGCGCTTCTTCGCGAGGCGATTCATGGAAAACATTTATATGTCACGGGGAACACGGTCGTAGACGCCGTCACGCGGCTGGTTCGCCGGAGCCCGGCACCGCGTTGGCCGAAACCTTATCTGTTGGTCACGCTCCACCGTCGGGAAAATTTTCGGGGGACCATTCGAAACGTCGCGCGGGTTCTCATCTCCGTTCTCCGTGAAGAGCCCAATCTTCATGTGGTCTGGCCTGTCCACCCCAACCCCAATGTCCGCCGTCAGATTCCGAAGGCGATTCGCCGTCATTCCCGTGTTCATTTGGTTGAGCCGCTTCCGTACATCTCCTTCCTAGGCTCGGCAAAAGGTTCCACGCTCATTCTTTCCGATTCCGGCGGGATTCAAGAAGAAGCTCCCACGCTCAAGAAACGGGTTATTTTGGTTCGCAACGTCACGGAACGGCCGGAAGCCGTGAAGGCAGGCTGGTCTTCGTTCGTCGGGACCGAAGAGAAGGCGCTGCACCGAGCCATCCTTATGAATCTTCATCGCCGAAAAGTTCCCTCCGGGCCGAATCCTTTCGGGGACGGTCGTTCTGGAACGCGGATCGCGCGTCTCCTGGCGGAATACTTGAAAGATTGATGAGCGATACCTAGACTCCCAACCAACCATGCCTCCCATTAAAGTCGATCCGAAAGGCCACAAACTGAAGGTCAAAGCGGAGGAAGCGTACGCCCAGATGAAGTGGAAAAAGGCGCTGGAACTGTATCGAGAGGCGGCCGGCTTGATCCAAAAAGACCCGAAGATCGAACAGCGGATCGGCGATCTTTATAGGCGCGTCAACATGAAACAGGAATCGGTTGAGCAGTACAAGAAAGTGGCCAAAATGTTCGCGAGCGACGGTTTCTGGGCTAAGGCGATCGCGATTCAAAAGATCATTCTGGAAATTGATCCGACCGAGTCGGGTGTCCAGCGCCAACTGGCGGAATTGTATTCAAAGCAAGGGGTACAGGCGCGCACGCTGCCGGAGGTGGAACCGCTAAGCCCCACGGCTGAAGAACGGTCGGCGATTTCCATATCGGGAGCCGAACCTTTGGCAATGGATCACCGTGTGGACGATGCGCTCATCGGAGGGACGGTCAGCATCTCCGGGGCCAAACCCCGGACGGTGGATTCACCGCCCGAACCGTTTCGTAATCCCAAAGAGGTCGAATTCACCGCGGAACCGGAGGAAAATCCCCTCGGCTCGCCTTTGGGAAAAGTCGGTGCGATTCCGCTGCTCTCCGAAATGGATACGGAAGAACTCCATGCGGTTTTGGAACGGCTTGCCGTACGGCGCTTTCCCTCCGGAGCTTTCGTCTGCGAGGAAGGGGATGTCGGCCGATCGATGTACATCATTGCGGACGGCTGGGTCGAAGTTTTGACGAAGGATACGGACGGTTCAAAGCTGGTTCTCGGGAAGCTGCGGGGAGGCGATTTCTTCGGCGAGTTCGGCTTGCTGACGAACGGCCAACGAAACGCTTCGGTGCAAACGAAGACGGACGTCGAATTGCTGGAGATCACGAGCGCGGATTTCGAAACGATCGCGGCGAAGCACCCGCACATATGGGCCGTTTTGGAAGATTACCTGCGCCGAAGGCTCATCGATACGATTGTCGCCAAGTCTCCGGTGTTTCGGGCGATGACGGAAGAGGAGCGGGCGAAGCTTCCCGCTCTCGTCCGGCTCAAAAAGTTTAAAATGGATGACACCGTCATGGCTGAGGGGACCGATGGAGACGAAATGTATTTTATTAAGGCAGGCAGGCTCATCGTCACCGTTCAGCAAGGAAAGGATCGCGTGCTTGTCGGCGAGCTCGGGCCCGGAGAGTACGTGGGCGAGGTGGCGATGCTGACCGGAAAACCGAGGACGGCCACCGTACGGGCCAAAACGGACACGGAGGTCTTTACGCTCACACGCAAAGACGCGGCAATGGTTTTGCGCGGCAATCGCGAAGTGCTGACCCGACTTAAATCCAAGATGGACGAGCGATCGAAAGAAACGGCGGAAGCGTTTCAAAGTTATCGGGAAGCGCGAAAAACGCTCGAATTCGTCTAGAATCCCTCATTCGTATGAGAGGGGTTCGAAGAGGCTATCCAAAAATACCATTACGGGCTCCGGTCTCGGCGTGCACCCCCATTGCTCGGCGGTGCTCGCAATGGGGACCCCCGCCTCGCCACCCGTAATGTTATTTTTGTCCCAACTCGCCGCACGGCTCATTACGCAACGGACGCACACGTGGCTTTGAGAAAATTCGCGCTTCACGTTCTGCTTCTGTTGATAGTGGGGAGTGCACTGTACTACCCAACGCTGCGGGCGCCGTTTGTTTACGATGATTATCTTCATTTCGTAGAGAACGAACGGATTCTCCATCCGCAAAACGTGGGCGACATTTTTAAGAACGGCCTGCAGGAGACGCGGCCGATCTACAATCTGTCTCTTGCCGTTCAAGCGCGTTGGTTCGGAACAGATCCCACGATGGCTCATGCAGGGAATGTGGTATTGCAACTTTTGGCGGCCGTACTTCTCTACCTCTTCCTTTTGCGGATGACCGGTTCGGCGATTGTTGCATTTATCGCAGCCGCAATTTTTGAGATTCACCCTCTGGCCGTTGAATCCGTGGCGTACTTCAACAGTCGGTCCGGCCTTCTTTCTCTTCTCTTTTCTCTTTGCGCGTTTCTTTGTTTTGAAAAAAGGGGGCGAATCATTTTTTTCACGGGTCTGTTTTCGCTTGTCGCCGCGATGGGGAGCAAAGAGGACGCCATCGGTTCGGTGGCTTTGGCGCTCCTATTCGACCGGTGGCGGCAGGCGCACGGTGGAATCGGTTGGAGCCGCT
The Bdellovibrionota bacterium genome window above contains:
- a CDS encoding cyclic nucleotide-binding domain-containing protein; the encoded protein is MPPIKVDPKGHKLKVKAEEAYAQMKWKKALELYREAAGLIQKDPKIEQRIGDLYRRVNMKQESVEQYKKVAKMFASDGFWAKAIAIQKIILEIDPTESGVQRQLAELYSKQGVQARTLPEVEPLSPTAEERSAISISGAEPLAMDHRVDDALIGGTVSISGAKPRTVDSPPEPFRNPKEVEFTAEPEENPLGSPLGKVGAIPLLSEMDTEELHAVLERLAVRRFPSGAFVCEEGDVGRSMYIIADGWVEVLTKDTDGSKLVLGKLRGGDFFGEFGLLTNGQRNASVQTKTDVELLEITSADFETIAAKHPHIWAVLEDYLRRRLIDTIVAKSPVFRAMTEEERAKLPALVRLKKFKMDDTVMAEGTDGDEMYFIKAGRLIVTVQQGKDRVLVGELGPGEYVGEVAMLTGKPRTATVRAKTDTEVFTLTRKDAAMVLRGNREVLTRLKSKMDERSKETAEAFQSYREARKTLEFV
- a CDS encoding DUF86 domain-containing protein yields the protein MKKDDRVYLLHIRDAIHQILTYAKDGRDFFRGDKKTQDAVIRQFQVLGEATKKLSAQFQNSHGEFPWKTMAGMRDKMVHEYFGIDLELVWDVVDKELPNLETKINQLLAGLKT
- the wecB gene encoding UDP-N-acetylglucosamine 2-epimerase (non-hydrolyzing) yields the protein MSVRKKRVAIVFGTRPEVIKLWPLIEALQKFPRIRTTTVNTGQHGFLSAQAARNLGVKWNVNLRVMEPDQRLSSVVARMVDKLDRLFARLAPGLVVVQGDTATALAAALAAYHLKIPVAHVEAGLRTGDRYQPFPEENYRVMVDHLATLHFAPTLHAKNALLREAIHGKHLYVTGNTVVDAVTRLVRRSPAPRWPKPYLLVTLHRRENFRGTIRNVARVLISVLREEPNLHVVWPVHPNPNVRRQIPKAIRRHSRVHLVEPLPYISFLGSAKGSTLILSDSGGIQEEAPTLKKRVILVRNVTERPEAVKAGWSSFVGTEEKALHRAILMNLHRRKVPSGPNPFGDGRSGTRIARLLAEYLKD
- a CDS encoding nucleotidyltransferase family protein; amino-acid sequence: MDPVKLPAFLLNRREEVLELAARHGATNVRIFGSLARGEARSDSDVDILVSMTPGRSYFDFVALWQDLEELLGRKVDVVSDRGMSPYLRDRILSEARSL
- a CDS encoding glycosyltransferase yields the protein MISVILPIYNEEENLPRVRSELFPVLETLGTEWEIVAVNDGSGDKSAVLLAELSAQDPRVRVVHHPENRGLGAAVRTAFKECRGDYIVTLDGDFTFHPRFIPKLMERALATGADCVIGSPFADGAGFVGVPSHRLLLTRASNWLYRKILRSPVTSITAIFRFYRREAVQALALRSDGFPINAEILSGLLSHGCRIEEIPVPLEGRVHGESKAGLFKETYRHLQLLWSIARQHEDWERGFGALVLAVATVLLFWPSIRFGFLNWDDDQLLTQHPWYLPVTYKSLFAMWNPLSLWEGKALDYSPIRDLSYALDLWVWGWNPFGFHLTNVLLHAANGILVFLFLLNFCSFGAAWIGSMLWAWHPLAIEPVAWVSGRKDLLMACFVLIALHLAHRNRWFEAFGSGLAALLSKYTALPLGIIFLTPIGGNRSSARRTRTSLGLIVFGLAIVGFALAANRHRGEVIVAQKAEDFVHVWPAALQVVTHAVQSAVWPTALSARYVQHPELGWFNHSVAGGAALLVATMIALFYLLRKLPAAGKGLLFGALTFLPYLPIVPTNIWMADRYLYLSLVGGVWGWVALLDTAPGKVRRALLLSSVILAGLSAWQTRARLPVWKDSLSLWSDTVQRSPSLYYVWGNLGQAQLETGHTQEAIRSFERAYKLNSAFKEAWLFLGQAYVREGRKKVGIEALVRFETESPETMKTRRLRERAIAWAETGEKERAEKLFKEQLRNQPTDPVAWGNLGVLYVQSGRDGDALDAWNRAIRVRPDLPVARLNRGRYRFLHGECDGMKEDFRAFREMTGAERMEIQRLKNSCR
- the ftsZ gene encoding cell division protein FtsZ, which codes for MFELVESEGNTAKIKVIGIGGGGGNAVNTMIASGLANVDFIAANTDMQALGASKAPVKLQMGASLTKGLGAGANPEIGREAALEDRDQLAETLRGADMVFITAGMGGGTGTGAAPVVAKAAREVGALCVGVVTKPFVFEGKRRRLYADQGIEELSSAVDTLITIPNQRLINLAGEATSILDAFKKADEVLLQAVQGISDLITIPGLINLDFADVKTVMNGQGMAMMGTGQAAGERRALEAAQRAISSPLLEDMDIHGATGILLNITGSSNMTLHEVNDAAVMIQEAAHEEANIIFGAVIDDRMGDTMRITVIATGFGKKAELAKPVPAQRMHVPPRLPASSASMEEGISRPTVLRRRDVDSLEFRKRAKELGLDSIEEDEYDIPTFLRKQVD